From a region of the Coffea arabica cultivar ET-39 chromosome 3e, Coffea Arabica ET-39 HiFi, whole genome shotgun sequence genome:
- the LOC140038530 gene encoding uncharacterized protein, with product MAKPVLSDRLARWYLQFQQFKIIYVPAKAVKGQILADFLGDHPVLAEWELTDELPDEEVFMVESLWSMYFDGAAHRDGAGAGVIFYTLEADILPYSFTLTRRCSNNVAEYQALILGLETAVDMKQLHLRVYGDSKLVINQLLGVYDVKKTELIPYYKYARQLMGYLDNVTIKHIPRNFNQQADSLARVASMITLPSHRNQISICQNWVIPPMFDEEDDGEEENVYHIFVHKIEKEDWRHLIIDYLNRGKLPEDPRKRVDIRRRASRFIYYKGTLYRKSFDGVFLRCLGEDEAMQAMEEAHSGICGAHQSGPKLHFRIKRMGYYWPTMVNDCIDFARRCQACQFYGNFIRQPPEPLHPTVASWPFDTWGLDIVGPLPKFSGGHIFILAATDYFSKWAEAVPLREVKKENCQIPSLKIAIQEGLNEEDNVRLRLEELEALDEKRLKAQQRIECYQARLSKAFNKHVRPRSFQIGELVLAVPRPIIVTHGGQRKFTPKWDGPYVVREVYTNGSYKLVAEDGLRVGPINGKYLKRYYA from the exons ATGGCAAAACCTGTACTGTCTGATCGACTCGCGAGATGGTACCTTCAGTTTCAAcaattcaaaattatttatgTACCTGCGAAGGCTGTCAAAGGACAAATATTGGCAGACTTTTTAGGCGATCATCCCGTACTTGCCGAGTGGGAGTTGACTGATGAACTTCCCGATGAAGAAGTGTTTATGGTCGAATCGCTGTGGTCGATGTATTTCGATGGAGCTGCTCACCGTGATGGAGCTGGTGCAGGAGTTATTTTTTATACTCTTGAAGCAGATATATTGCCATACTCTTTCACTTTAACACGCAGGTGTTCAAACAATGTGGCCGAATATCAGGCGTTGATTCTCGGTCTTGAAACGGCTGTAGACATGAAACAGTTGCATCTTAGAGTCTATGGTGATTCAAAATTGGTGATAAATCAACTTCTTGGTGTTTATGATGTCAAGAAAACTGAATTGATCCCATATTATAAGTATGCAAGACAACTCATGGGATATTTAGATAATGTCACTATAAAACATATCCCTAGAAATTTCAACCAACAAGCTGACTCTTTGGCAAGGGTGGCGTCCATGATCACTCTACCTTCTCATCGAAATCAAATTTCAATATGTCAAAATTGGGTCATACCTCCGATgtttgatgaagaagatgatggtgAGGAAGAAAatgtttatcatatttttgtccaTAAGATCGAAAAGGAAGATTGGCGTCACCTCATCATTGATTACCTTAATCGTGGGAAGTTACCAGAAGATCCCAGGAAAAGGGTTGATATACGTCGTCGAGcgtcacgtttcatttactaCAAAGGGACGCTTTACCGAAAATCATTCGATGGGGTGTTTCTACGATgtcttggagaagatgaggccaTGCAAGCAATGGAGGAGGCTCACTCTGGGATATGTGGTGCTCACCAATCTGGCCCGAAATTACACTTTCGCATTAAAAGAATGGGATACTATTGGCCAACGATGGTAAATGACTGTATCGATTTTGCTAGAAGATGTCAAGCTTGTCAATTCTATGGCAATTTCATCCGCCAACCTCCTGAACCATTGCATCCAACTGTGGCTTCTTGGCCGTTCGATACTTGGGGTTTAGATATAGTTGGACCGCTCCCAAAGTTTTCTGGAGGGCACATTTTCATTTTGGCAGCAACAGATTATTTCTCAAAGTGGGCCGAAGCGGTTCCTCTAAGAGAGGTCAAAAAGGAGAAT TGTCAAATACCTTCGCTAAAAATTGCAATTCAAGAAGGGCTCAATGAAGAAGATAATGTTCGTCTTCGCCTTGAGGAGCTAGAAGCACTCGACGAAAAGAGATTGAAAGCTCAGCAACGGATTGAGTGCTATCAGGCTCGCCTTTCAAAAGCATTCAATAAGCACGTTCGACCTCGCTCTTTCCAAATTGGAGAGTTAGTGCTCGCCGTTCCGAGACCAATCATTGTCACTCATGGCGGACAAAGAAAGTTTACTCCTAAGTGGGATGGTCCATATGTCGTTCGAGAAGTATATACAAATGGCTCATACAAATTGGTTGCTGAAGATGGATTGAGGGTTGGCCCCATCAATGGCAAGTACCTAAAAAGGTACTATGCGTAA